CCACACCACCCTCGACTCGATGTTCGCCATCCATGACGAGCTGCGGAAGGACTTCCCGCAGACCGGCTGCGTCATCCAGGCCTACCTCTTCCGCACCGAGGCCGACGCCCGCCGCCTCGCCGCGAACGGCAGCCGCGTACGGTTGGTGAAAGGCGCGTACAAGGAGCCCGCCGAGGTCGCCTACCAGCACAAACACGAGATCGACAAGGCGTACGTCCGCATCCTCAAGGTTCTGATGGAGGGCGACGGGTACCCGATGATCGGGTCCCACGACCCGCGCCTGATCTCCATCGCCCAGGAACTGGCCCGGCGCGCCGGGCGCAAACCCGACGAGTACGAGTTCCAGATGCTGTACGGCATCAGGAGCGACGAACACCGACGGCTCGCCGCCCAGGGCCACCGCATGCGCGTCTACACCGCCTACGGCACCGACTGGTACGGCTACTTCATGCGGAGGCTGGCAGAGAAGCCGGCCAACCTGCGTTTCTTCGCCCGCTCGATGGTCAGCAAGGGGTGATGCGCTGGATGAGCGGCGGCTGTCGGTCTCCGAG
This genomic window from Streptomyces sp. DG2A-72 contains:
- a CDS encoding proline dehydrogenase family protein, giving the protein MLGPVILAASRSDRMRRLISAAPVTKQVVDRFIPGETVDDVVPIIQDLTSKGLELTMDVVGEDITTPEQAEAARDAYLTLIDRLKELELGTRAEMSVKLSMFGQALAGGHGLALANVRPVVEAAAAIGTTVTLDAEDHTTLDSMFAIHDELRKDFPQTGCVIQAYLFRTEADARRLAANGSRVRLVKGAYKEPAEVAYQHKHEIDKAYVRILKVLMEGDGYPMIGSHDPRLISIAQELARRAGRKPDEYEFQMLYGIRSDEHRRLAAQGHRMRVYTAYGTDWYGYFMRRLAEKPANLRFFARSMVSKG